Within the Solwaraspora sp. WMMA2056 genome, the region CCCGCAGCAACGCGTCCTTGACGCCGTCCGGGTCGTGCGGGTTGCACAGGAACGCTTGCCGCAGCTCCGTCGCGGCACCGGCGAACTCGCTGAGCACGAGTGCCCCGCCGGTGTCGGCGCGAGCCGCGACGTACTCCTTGGCCACCAGGTTCATTCCGTCTCGCAGTGGTGTCACCATCATCACATCGGCCGCGCGGTAGAGCGCGGCGAGTTCACTGCGACTGTACGACTGGTGCAGGTAGTGCACGGCGGGCACACCCACCCGGCCGAATTCACCATTAATCCGACCAACTTCGCGCTCCACCTTGACCCGAAGTGCCTGGTAGTGCTCGACCCGTTCGCGGCTGGGCGTGGCGACCTGCACCATAACCGCGTCCGGAACTGTCAGCTTTCCGTCAGCAAGAAGTTCGCGGAAGGCTTTCAGCCTCAGTTCGATGCCCTTGGTGTAGTCCAGTCGGTCCACCCCGAGGATGACGGTCTTCGGATCCCCCAGCTCGGCCCGGATCTGCTTGGCCCGCGCCTGCACCGACGGGTCGTGGGCCATCCGCTCCATCTCGGGTACGTCGATCGAGATGGGGAACGCGCCGGCCTTCACCTTGCGTCCGTCGACCTGGATCATCTGGCCCTCGTAGCGCAGCCCCAGCAGGTGCCGGGCCAGCCGGACGAAGTTCTGGGCCGCCAGCCGCTGCTGGAAGCCGACCAGGTCGGCGCCGAGCAGGCCGCGCAGGATCTCGGCCCGCTGCGGCATCTGCATGAACAGCTCGATCGGCGGGAACGGGATGTGCAGGAAGAATCCGATGCGCAGGTCGGGCCGGATCTCCCGGAGCATCGCCGGCACCAGCTGCAACTGGTAGTCCTGCACCCAGACGGTGGCACCCTCGTCGGCGACCTCGGCGGCCGCCTCGGCGAACCGGGCGTTGACCACCCGGTACGCCTCCCGCCAGCGGCGTTTGAACGCGGGCGTCTCCACCGCGTCGTGGTACAGCGGCCAGATGGTGGCGTTGGACTGGCCTTCGTAGTAGCGTTCCAACTCCTCGGCGCTCAGTGGCACCGGGTGCAGCCGGATGCCCTCCAGGTCGAAGGGGTCGGGCGCGGCTCCTGCGCCGCCGGCCCAGCCCACCCAGGTGCCATGGTGCTGGGCGAGCACCGGATGCAGGGCGGTCACCAGCCCGCCGGGGCTGCGACGCCACTGGCGTCCTTCGGACGTGGTCACCTCGTCCACCGGTAGGCGGTTGGCGACCACTACGAACGAGCTCCGAACCGTCACGTTCCGTACACCTCCGGTGATTACGGGACCGCCATGAGCGTACTGTGCGGGTCAGGCGGTTGGACCCCCGTCCCCCTCCTGGCGTCCCAGTTGTTCCCGCCCCTGGTGCCCAGCCGGGCCGGCCGCCGAAACCAGTGGGGATGGTGTGGTCTGCGACACCGCGCCCGGTGCGGCCGGTTCACGAGCGGTCGCACCGTGGGGTGACATGCGGTCGGGGGGCCGGACCTGTCAGGATTGACGACGGCGTACAGACGTAGCACCAGTCCGCCCGCTCGCGGGCGGGCCTGCATGAGCACCAGTCCGCCCGCTCGCGGCGGGGGTGGGTCGGCGAGAGCCGCGAGACGCCCGCGTCCGGCGGGTTCCACGAGAGTTCTGGAGGTAGGCCGCACCGTGGCCCAGTACATCTACGTCCTCGAGAGGGCGCGCAAGGCGCACGGCGACAAGGTCGTGCTGGACAACGTGACGCTCAGCTTCCTACCCGGCGCCAAGATCGGCGTGGTGGGCCCGAACGGTGCCGGTAAGTCCAGCCTGCTCAAGATCATGGCTGGCCTGGACCGGCCCAGCAACGGTGATGCCCGGCTGATGCCCGGCTACACCGTCGGCCTGCTGTCCCAGGAACCGCCGCTCAACGACGCGAAGACGGTGCTCGGCAACATCGAGGAGGCCGTCGCCGAGACCAAGGCGAAGCTGGAGCGGTTCAACAAGATCGCCGAGCAGATGGCGACCGACTACTCCGACGAGCTGATGGACGAGATGGGCCGGCTGCAGGAGGAGTTGGACCACGCCGACGCCTGGGACGTCGACTCCAAGCTCGAACTGGCCATGGACGCGCTGCGCTGCCCGCCGCCGGACGCCGACGTGACCCAGCTCTCCGGCGGTGAGCGGCGCCGGGTCGCGCTGTGCAAACTGCTGCTGGAGGCACCGGACCTGCTGCTGCTCGACGAGCCCACCAACCACCTGGACGCCGAGAGCGTCAGCTGGCTGGAGCAGCACCTGGCCAAGTACGCGGGCACCGTGATGGCGATCACCCACGACCGCTACTTCCTGGACAACGTGGCCGGCTGGATTCTCGAACTCGACCGGGGCCGGGCCGTCGGCTACGAGGGCAACTACTCCACCTATCTGGAGAAGAAGGCCGCCCGGCTGGCGGTCGAGGGCCGCCGCGACGCCAAGATGAAGAAGCGGCTCACCGAGGAGCTGGAGTGGGTCCGCTCCAACGCCAAGGCCCGGCAGACCAAGTCCAAGGCCAGGCTCGACCGCTACGAGGAGATGGCCAGCGAGGCGGAGAAGACCCGCAAGCTGGACTTCGAGGAGATCCAGATCCCGCCGGGCCCGCGACTGGGCAACACCGTCATCGAGGCGGTGAACCTGAAGAAGGGCTTCGGCGACCGGGTCCTGATCGACAACCTGAGCTTCTCGCTGCCGCGCAACGGCATCGTCGGCATCATCGGGCCGAACGGGGTCGGCAAGACCACTTTGTTCAAGACCATCGTCGGGCTGGAGCAGCCGGACAGCGGTCAGGTGCGCGTCGGCGAGACCGTACAGCTGTCCTATGTCGATCAGAACCGGTCCGGTCTGGACGGCAGCAAGACGGTCTGGGAGGTCGTCTCCGACGGACTGGACCACCTCATGGTCGGCAAGGTCGAGATGCCGTCGCGGGCCTACGTCGCCGCGTTCGGGTTCAAGGGCCCGGACCAGCAGAAGCCGACGAAGGTGCTCTCCGGTGGCGAGCGCAACCGGCTCAACCTCGCGCTCACCCTGAAGATCGGCGGCAACGTCATCCTGCTCGACGAGCCGACCAACGACCTGGACGTGGAGACCCTGTCCAGTCTCGAGAACGCCCTGCTGGAGTTCCCCGGCTGCGCCGTGGTCATCTCCCACGACCGGATGTTCCTGGACCGGGTCGCCACGCACATCCTCGCCTGGGAGGGTGACGACACCGACCCGGCGAAGTGGTTCTGGTTCGAGGGCAACTTCGAGTCGTACGAGAAGAACAAGATCGACCGGCTGGGCGCCGAGGCGGCCCGGCCGCACCGGGTGACCTACCGCAAGCTCACCCGTGACTGACCTGGCCTCGGCGGGCAGCGTACCGGCGGGTGGCGCACCCACCGGTACGCTGCCCGCCGTACCCGGCGGGCAGCGCTACACCTTCCACGCCGCGCTGCGCTGGTCGGACCTTGACGCGTACGGGCATCTGAACAACGCCCGGTTCCTGACCCTCTACGAGGAGGCACGGGTCGCGCTGATGTTCTCCGGTGGCCGTGCCTGGGGTGTCGACTCGTTCGCCGACGGGGTGCTCATCCACCGGCACGAGGTCGACTATCTGCGTCCGGTCGACTACCGGTTGGGTCGGGCCACCGCCGAGCAGGCACCCAGCGTACGGATCGAGCTCTGGATCGAGCAGGTCCGGCCGTCGCGGTTCACCGTGGCGTACGAGATGTTCGACGGTGACCAGGTGGTCAGCCGGGCCCGGTCGGTCCTGGTGCCGTTCGACCTCGGCCAGGGGCGGCCGCGTCGGCTGACCGACGCCGAGCGGGCCTTCCTGCTGCCGTACGTGCGGCCCGCCGACTGATGGCCGCCGCCTCCCCGGCGGACCCGGGGGCGTCCGGCGGTCACGGGATCACCGGGCTCGCCGACGCCGGCGCCTTCCTCGCCCGGCTGACCCGGCTGGACCCCGCCGCCGTCGTGCGGCTGCGGTCGGTCGGACCGGGTCGGACCGAGCTCTGGGCCCGGCTGCCCTGGTCGGTGCTGGTCCAACGGACGGTCGCCGGACCGGGGCCCGGCGACGTGACCGTCGCCGCCGGGGATCTGCTGGCCCGGCTCGCCGGTGCCGACGGCGTCCTGCCGTCGCGTCGCGACGACGCCTGGCGGTGGCCGGTGCCGTCCGGGACGGTCCGGACCGTGGAGACCGTCCCGGCCGACGAGGTCCGCCGGGTGGCCGCCGCCGCTGCCGGCACCCTGCGGGCCGCCCAGCGCGACGGCGTCGGCGGCCGGGCGGTCGGCGCGCGGGCGCTGCGCGATGCCCTGCTCGACCACGTCGCGATCGTGGTGACCGGCGACGACGCGCCGACCCTGCGGGTCGAGGTTCGTCAGTCGCTGGTGCAGGCGGTGGTACGGATGAGTTTCCTAGGGGCCAAGGTCGGCCCGGCCCGCCATCGCCAGCCAGTTGGATCTTGGCACCTGGCCGGGCGTCGCGAGCCGGGATCGGGGCCGGTGTCCGGCGGGCCGACCGACGGTGGTACGTCAGTGGTACGGGTCCGGACAGTAGGCAACTGGGTAGGACTTGATGCGCCGTACGGCGTCGCCTGGACACAAAGAGTTAACAATTTGACGCTAGCGCCGATAGCCAATCAGTCGAACGGCTGATGCCTCATCATCCCTCTGGTTCGGGGGGGCCGGTGGGGGGGTGTCTCGGCCCGGCTATCCGGGTACCGTCGTGCCTCGGATCCGACGCAATGTAGGCGCTCGGATCCGCTGGGGAGTGAGGTGCGCATAATGCCGTGGTGGTCGTGGCGCTCCGGTCACGCGAATGCCGAAGAGACAAGTACCCGAAGCAGGTCGGGAGCGGACAGCGGTGTGCGGCTGGGGCCGCCCGCGCCACGTGTGCCGGAACAGAGCGTCCGGCCTGCGGCTGAACTCGGGCCGACCAGACCAGCCGGGCTGCCCTGCCCGGTTCCGGTGCCCGCAGCGGCATCAGGTAAGGAGATGTCGTCGCAGGTCGCGCCGGTGACCCTGCGCCGCGTCGGGGACGCGCTCGACCTGCTCGACATCCGGTATCTCGCCGACGGCGACGGCAGCCTGCTGGCGATGTGGGAACGGCACGCCGTGCTGTTCACCCTCGAGGGACCGGACGACGAGATCCTGGTGGTACGGGCCCGTCCGCACTCGACGGTGCCACCGGACTGGGCCGACCGCGCCTATCGGGTGGTCAACGAGTGGAACCACACCCGACGCTTCTGCAAGGCCTACGTCGGCGACCCCACCGACCGGGGTCAGCTGCCGATCTACGCCGAGTTGCAGGTCCCGTTGGCCGCTGGCGCGCACGACGCGTTACTGGTCGAGGTGCTCGACTGCGGTGCTGCGGTGGCGACCACCTTCGTGGACTGGTTGCACGACGAGGGGGCGCTGCTCTAGCGGCCGTCGCACCGGTGGCGGGTCCGGCGCGACCCGCCCTGCCCGTCAGCCGGCGGCGGGACCGCCCGGTCAGCCGGCGGACAGGTCGCGCCCGGGCGGCTGGGTCGGCTCCATCTCGTTCACCATGAAGTACGCGGCCCGCTCGAGGTAGTCCCAGAGCAGGCTGGCGAGCTCAGGATGCAGCTGCAGCCGGTCGACCGCCCGGCGCATGTGCCGCAGCCACGCGTCCCGCTCCGCGACTCCGATCCGGTACGGCGCGTGGCGCATCCGTAGCCTCGGATGGCCCCGCTGCTGGGAGTAGGTACCCGGACCGCCCCAGTACTGCATCAGGAACAGCGTCAGCCGCTCCGCAGCCGGTCCCAGATCCGCCTCCGGGTACATCGGCCGCAGCAACGGATCGTCGGCGACGCCGGCGTAGAACTCGTCCACGAGACGACGGAAGGTCGGCTCGCCGCCGACGGCGGTGAAGAAGGTCGCCGCCGGGTCGCCGGCGGCGGGCGGCGTGCCGGAGGCACCGGTGGCGGGATCGGACGCTGTCACGCTTCCATCCTGCCAGCCGGGGCGCGGGCGGTCGGCCCGGGTCCGTCAGGCGCTGCCGACCTGGCTCGGCGGCTGGTCGCCGGCGCCGCCGGCCCGGTTCTGGCCAGCGCTCCCGGCGTGTTGGTCGGGTCGACTCCGTGGCACCAGCCGCCCGACCGCCGATCCCGTCGGCCCGCTGCCGGCCGAACCCGTCGCGCCGGCGGTCGGCGGCGTCGTCGTCTCGGCGACCGCGACCGCGGCGGCAGCGGCGTCGAAGCGCTCCGCGTCCGGCCACCGCAGCAGCGCCAGCGAGACCACGATCGCCCCGGCCAGGCTCCACAACCCGACCACCGTGGGGATGTCGAAGCGGTCGGCGAGCACCCCGGTGAGCAGCACCGCCGTGCCCTGGCTGACCTGCATCCCGGTCGCCACCACCCCGAACGCGCGGGCACGGTAGCCCTGGGGCAGGGCCCGGACGAACAACCCGTTGGTCACCGGCAGCAGCCCGGCCACCGCGAAGCCGCAGACGGCGGCCAGCGCAGCCACCACGACGGGACTGGGGTCGAACATCACCGGGGCCAGCACGAGTGGGGCGAGCACCGCGAACGGTCGGATCAGTCGGCTGCGTCGGTCCGGCCGGACGAACCGGCCGATGAGCAGGCCACCGAGGATGTAACCGGTCGGGCTGGCCGCCATGATCATGGCCTGGGCGAGACCCCGGTCGGCGTCGTCGACGCCCGGTTGGGCCGCCCACTCGGCCGCCCACGCGGCCGCCAGCCCTTCGGGGACGATCGCGAACAACGGAACCGTCCACACCAGTACCGCGATGGCGCGCAGGACGTCGGTGCCCCACACCAGCCGGAACCCTTCCGCCGTCTCGCGCAGCAGATGCTGACGGCCGTCGACGCTGGTCGTCGCCGGTCGGGCCCGGATCCCCAGCCGGACCACCAGCGCCGACAGCGCGAACGTCGCGGCGTTGAGCAGCAGCGCCGCACGGGGGTTGACCGCGGCGACGGCCGCACCGGCGACGTACCCGCCGACCTGGACGAGCTGGCTGGTGCTGGCGTTGACCGACAGCCCGACGATCAGCCGGTCGCCGGTCAGGATGGTCGGGATCAGCGCGGATCGGGCCGCCTGGTTCGGTGGGCTCGCCAGGGTGGCGCAGAAGAGCAGCCCCAGCATCGCCCACACCGGCAGTCCGGGGATCGCCACCAGCGCGATGAGCACCATCCGGATGAGGTCGGTGGTGATCATGACCCGGTGGTACGGGTACCGTTCAGCGACCGTGGTCAGCAACGGCCCACCGATCAGCCAGGGCAGGAAACTGACCGCGAAGGCGGCCGCCGACAGCGCGACCGACTGGGTCTGCCGGTAGACCAGCACCGTGACGGCGGCCTTCGCGATGTAGTCGCCGGCCCAGGACAGCGTCACCGAGGCGAACAGGAAACGAAACTCCCCGACCGCGAAGACATCGCGGAAGGTGGCCGGTTTCCCGGCGTGGTGTGTCTCGTCGGACACGGACGGCGCCTCCATCGTTCTCGGCGGCCCGCTCGTGGCAGGTGCGCCGGGGAACGTCCCGGACGTACGGCTGAGCGAAGTGGCGGTGACACTCCGATGACACTCGTCCCGGATCATGCCCGATCGGGTGACATCTGGCTAGTGTGAACGGCTGGTTTGTCGTCACTCTGACTAAACGTACGGATGACAACCAGACCGCCATCCGGCGTCGCCGCCCTGCTCATCGGCTGATGGTGACCACCCCCGCCGGCCGTGCCGTCGGGCGGGCTCAGGTCGCCGTGCCCGCGATTCCGCCGTTACCTCTCAGTGGGCTTTAGTGAGCGCACGGTTGGTAGTCCTGCCTTGCGGTAGGACGGTCCCGGTCTGATCCGCTTGAGCGGTGCCGGGTTCACGCTTCACGGCCACCTGCCCGCGTGCGCGGGTCTTCTGGTCGGCTCGACGTGCTGCCACCGGGCCACTCCCGGCGGTTGCCGCCGCAAGGGCGGCCAGGTTCACCGCGGCGTTGTGGTCACGGTCGATGACCAGACCGCACGCCTCACACCGGTATTCACGCTCGGGCAGGGCCAGCTTGGTTTTCACCGTGCCACAGCCCGAGCAGGTCTTGCTGGACGGGTACCAGCGGTCGGCCACCACAAGCCGGCCGCCGTTCCATCCGGTCTTGTACGCCAACTGGCGGCGGATCTCCGCGAATCCGGCGTCGGCGACGTGCCGAGCCAACCGCCGGTTGCGCAGCATGCCGGTGAGGTTGAGGTCTTCCACCACAACGGTGCCGGACGTCGTGGCGAGTCGGGTGGTGAGCTTGTGCAGCCCGTCACGGCGCAGATGAGCGACCCGGGCGTGAGCACGACCGAGCCGGCTCGCGGCCCGTTCCCACCGCTTCGAGGGACGTCGTCCGGTACGCCGGTCCGGGCCCTGCTTGCGCGACAGCGTCCGGCCGAGCGCATGCATCCGTTGCCGCGCGGCCACGAGGTGGCGCGGGTTGTCGACCAACTCGCCGGTGGACAGCACCGCGAGATGCCGGATACCGACGTCCACACCAACCACCGAGCCGGGTCGGGCCGGGCTGCGTTCGGCGCGTTCGACCTCGACGGTGAACGACACATGCCACCGCCGGCCATCACGACGCACTGTCGCGGACATGATCCGGGCGGTGCCGGCTTCAATACGGCGGGCGAGCTTGCGGGCGGACTCGTGCAACTTCAACCGGCCCAGCCGGGGCAGCACCACATGCTTGCGGTCCGGTTCGACCCGGATCGCCCCGGTGGTGAACCGCACGCTGGGCGTGGTACGGCGGCGGGACTTGAACCGGGGGAAACCCGACGGCCGACCGGCGCGTTTCCCGCTGCGGGAATCAGCCCAGTTACTCAACCCGCGAGCGAGCGCGTCGAGGCCGGTGTTGAACGCCTCCTTCGACACCTCACCCCACCACGGCGCGACTTCGGGCTTCGCGGCGTTCCATGCCTTCCGAAGACCGGCCAGCGACCAGGACAGTGATGGCGTCAGCAACTCGTCTGGTACGCCGTAGGAGCGTTCGGCGATGCGCTGGCCCATGACCGCCTTGACCTTCGCGAGCGCCCAGTTGTGGGCGAGCCGGGCGGCCCCAGCGTGTGCAAGGACGTCGCGTTCCTGGAGCGGGGTGAGGTCGAGGGCGAACCGGTACGCCTGGATCGTTTTCACGCCGGGCCACTCCCGGTGGCGACTTCGACCGCCCGGCGGACACGGTTCGCGCCAGCGCGACGCCCGTACAGGCGGGCGCACAACGACGTCAGGATCTCCGTCACGTCGCGGACCAGATCATCGTCGACCTCAGCCGGGTCGACCACCAGCAGTCGGCGGCCCTGCGCGGCCAGCGCCGCCTCAACGTACTCGGCCCCGAACCGGGCGAACCGGTCCCGATGCTCAACCACGATCGTTGCCACCTTCGGGTCGCGCAGCAGCGCGAGGAACTTCTTGCGGTGCCCGTTCAACGCGGATCCAACCTCGGTCACCACCCGGTCGACGCCGAGTTTCTGCCCGGTGGCCCACACGGTGACCCGGGCGACTTGCCGGTCCAGGTCGGGTTTCTGATCGGCTGAGGACACCCGGGCGTACACCACGGTCTGCCCCGTCTCGGCCGACGTGCCGGTGACCGGCTCACCGACCATGATCAGTCGACCGATCCGGTAGGTGGGAACAGGCAGCGTCCCGGCTGCGTACTGTCGCCGAGCGGTGATGTACGCGATGCCGGTCGACGCTGCCCACTCCTTGAGGTTCACGCGAGCATCATAGCAGCTTCAAGAGCGCCATAGATGCCCGGAGCGCCAACAGTCAGCTACCCTCCTGCTCACCGGCCGACCCACGGGCGACGAACATCCGCCCGGCGGCGATCTGCGCCGAGATCCCGGAGGTCTGCAACGCGGCGGCCAACTGGCGGCGCAACTGCCTACCCACAGTGAACTGGCCCTCCGCGGTGGTCTTGGCGACCGTACGGATCACCGCGCCGTCGATCGTGATCTGTTCCACGCCGAGTACGTCGGGCGGCTCGACGAAATGGTCGGCGAACTCACCGTCGGCGGCCACCCCCAGAGCGGCGGTACGCAGTACCGCGGTGGCCTGCTCCGGGTCGGCGAAGCCGATCGGCATGTCGACCACGACCATCGCCCAGCCCTGGCTCTTGTTGCCGACCCGGATGATCTCCCCGTTGCGGATGTACCAGAGCACGCCACGGGCGTCGCGGACCGTGGTGATCCGTAGGCCGACCGCCTCCACCACTCCGGTCGCCTCGCCGAGGTCGACCGTGTCACCCACCCCGTACTGATCCTCCAGCAGCATGAACAGGCCGGAGAGCAGATCCTTCACCAGCGCCTGCGCCCCGAAGCCCAACGCGATGCCGGCGATGCCGGCGCTGGCCAGCAGCGGGGCGAGGTTGAAGCTCAGCTCGCCGAGGATCAGCAGGACAGCGAGGGAGAACACCACCGCGCTGACCATGCTGCGCAGCACCGACCCGATCGCCTCGGCCCGTTGCCGCCGTCGCTCCGGCATCGCCACCGGTCCGACCGGTGGCACCCGTTCGCGCAGCGGGCGCAGGATCGCCGGGCCGGACACCGTCGAGGTGCTGGTCACCAACCGCCGGATGGCCCGGTGCAGCAGGTACCGCAGCACCACCGCCGCGATCACGATCAACAGGATCCGGATCGGCTTGACCAGCAGCCAGAAACTCCCCTCGGCCAGCCAGGGCAGGCCGGTCCAGTCGAACACCTGGTTGCAGACCGGATCGTCCTGCGGGCACTCCGGGCTCACCGTCGGCGCGGGTGACTCCTGCGCCGACCAGGCCAGTGGCCCGGCGGCGTCAGCGGGTGGTAGCAGCTGCACGGTCATTTCGTACCGTACGTCGCCCACCGGTCGGCGGGCGGCCCACCCGGGCGGTGGAACCGGACGCAACAGGTCATCGGCGCACCATCCGCCGACCGCACACGGGGTAGCGGCCGAATAGTACGTGCATTCGGGTCATCTATCGGGGACTATTGGCGCACAGGTGTCGGCGTCACGCCGACGCAGGTCACGGTCCGATGGTCGGATCGTGTCGATTCACGTCGGGTGCCAGGAGCGGGTGGGAACACAACCGGGAGGGTGAGCGGGATGCCTGACATACGACCCACGGTGGGCTCCGGTTCGTTGGTGCTCAATGCCACGTACGAGCCGCTGTGTGTCGTGTCGGTGCGTCGGGCCGCCATTCTCGTGCTCTCCGCGAAGGCGGTCTGCGTCGCCGACGGCGAGGGCATGCTGCACAGCGCCCGGCAGCATCTGCCGGTGCCGTCGGTGGTGCGCCTGACCCGGTACGTCCGGGTGCCGTACCGCACCCATGTCGGCCTGTCCCGGCGGGCGATCTTCGCCCGCGACGGCGGGCGCTGCGGCTACTGCCGGGGCCCGGCGGAGACCATCGACCACGTCTTCCCCCGCAGCCGGGGCGGCCGGCACGTCTGGGAGAACGTGGTCGCCGCCTGTGCCCGCTGCAACCACACCAAGGGTGACCGGACACCGGCGGAGCTGGGCTGGCGGCTGCAGACCGCGCCGGCGGCGCCGAAGGGTACGGCCTGGCGGGTGCTCGGACACCGGGCGCCCGATCCACGGTGGGCCGACTGGCTGGACCTGCCCGAGGTCGAAGCCGCTGCCTGAACCGGGCCGGCTCAGCCGCCCTCGGCGTCGACCAGGGAGGCGAAGACGACCACGTTGTCCGCGTACCCGGTGGAGCCACCCACCCACTGGCCGCCGCAGGTGATCAGGCGCAGGCCCGCGCGGCTGTAGTCGGCGTACACCCGCTCGGCCGGCAGGGACGACTTGTCGAACCGTTCCACCGAGTTGACCTCGAAGACCGCCACCGAGCCGTCCATCCGCCGGATCTGGATCTTCGCACCCGGCTGCAGCGTGCTCGCCTGGTAGAACACCGACGGCCCGGTGGTGGTGTCGACGTGTCCGACGATCACCGCCGGGCCGTTCTCGCCCGGCGTCGGGCTCGCCACGTACCAGCCGGCCTCGTTGTGCCGGTTCAGCTCCGGTACGGCGATCGTGCCGTCGTCGGCCAACCCGACGTCGTGCACCGCCGCCTGCAGCCGCAGCGACGGAATGGTCAGGCTGACCGGGTCACTGGCCGCCATCGGCGGGTGTTCCCGGCTGACGTGGCGCTCCCCGCCCGGCAGCCACCGCGCCAGCGGCGTGCCGGTGACCCGTTCGAAGCCGAACCCGGCGACGAACACCCCGACGACGATCAGCACCAGGGCCACCGGGCGCAACCGGGGCGTACCTGATCGGGCCCGCCCGGCGGCACCCGCGACCTGCCCGACACCGGCCCGACCGCGCCGGCGACCCCACGGCCAGCCCCGGTGGGCGCCGGAGCCGCGCCGCCGGGCCGGTGCGGACCGGTCGGCCGCCCGGGAGCGGCCCGGCGGGCCGGTGGGCTGCGAGGCCGCTACGGCGGCCACCCCGCGCACCGGTGCCCGGGCGATGCCCCGGGCGGTACCCGGGATCGCCGGCAGTGGCACCACCGGACCGTCGGCATCCGAGGCCGGCCTGGGCCGGCCGTAGGTGCTCACCCGTGGCGTGACCGTGTGCGCGGTGGTCCCGGCTGTGCCGATCTGAGCCAGCACCGACACCAGAGCGCCGTACAGCCGGTCCTGCGACGGTGCGCGACGGGCGGCCATCTGGCCGTCGGCGGGTCAGGCGCCGGAGTCGGCGCGGCGGCGGCGCATGGCGAGCAACCCGATGCCCACCCCCAGCCCGACCGCGGCGATCCCACCGGTCAGCAGGGCCGAGCCGCCGGCTCCGGTACCGGCCGAGGCGGTGCCGCCCCCGCCGGCGTCCGGCCCCCGGGTCGGATGGGCGGTACCGGTCACGGTGAGCGTGGTGGTCGCCGTGTTGCCGTTCTGGCACTGCAGGTCGACCGGGTAGCGCCCCGGCCGTTTGCTGCCGGGCACCGTCACCTGGCCGGTGAGCAGACCCTGGTCGGGCGTGACGATCACCCGGCCGAAGGCGTCCGACTCGACGGTCGCCTGGCTGTTGTTGTCGTCGCCGCAGCTGGCCCGGATCGTCAACCTCTCACCGGCCTGCACCGTGCTCGGCTCGGCCTCCACGTACGTGCTACCGGCGTAGGCCGGTGTCGCCGTCGCCAGGACCGTCGCGATGCCGATCAGCACGGCCATGGCCAGGCTGGCGAGCGTCCGGACCGGTTGCCTCGATTCCCGCATGATCCCCTCCCGAGCTCACCGGTCGGACTTCCCACCACGGCCACCGGCACGCCGTACCGACCGGGTGAACCCCGCCGCACCACCCAGGTGCGTCCGGTGCGCGGGTGGCCTGCCAGGATCGACCCATGCCGCAGATCCATGAGTTGAGCGCGGTGGAGCAGGCGGCCGCGGTCCGCCGGGGCGAACTGCGCAGCATCGACCTCGTCGAGCACTACCTGACCCGGATCGCCGCGCACTCCGACACCGTCGGCGCCTTCGTCACGGTCACCCCGGACGCCGCCCGCGCGCAGGCCAGGGCACTCGACGAGGTCCCGTTCGCCGGCCGCGAGCGGCGGCACCCCGGCCCGCTGTACGGCGTACCGGTGGCGATCAAGGACCTCACGCTGACCGCCGGGGTGCGGACCACCTTCGGCTCGGCCGCGTTCGTCGACCACGTACCGAGCGTCGACGCCGACGTGGTGCGGCTGCTGCGCGCCGCCGGCACCGTCAGCCTCGGCAAGACCAGCGCCGCCGAGCTGGGCTGCTCCCTCTACACCGAGGGCGAGGTCGCCCCGCCCGCGCGCAACCCGTGGGATCTGACCTGCACCGCCGGCGGCTCCAGCGGGGGTGCCGCTGCTGCGGTCGCCGCCGGGTTGGTCCCGTTCGCGCAGGGCTCCGACGGCGGCGGCTC harbors:
- a CDS encoding IS607 family transposase, giving the protein MNLKEWAASTGIAYITARRQYAAGTLPVPTYRIGRLIMVGEPVTGTSAETGQTVVYARVSSADQKPDLDRQVARVTVWATGQKLGVDRVVTEVGSALNGHRKKFLALLRDPKVATIVVEHRDRFARFGAEYVEAALAAQGRRLLVVDPAEVDDDLVRDVTEILTSLCARLYGRRAGANRVRRAVEVATGSGPA
- a CDS encoding class F sortase, whose product is MAARRAPSQDRLYGALVSVLAQIGTAGTTAHTVTPRVSTYGRPRPASDADGPVVPLPAIPGTARGIARAPVRGVAAVAASQPTGPPGRSRAADRSAPARRRGSGAHRGWPWGRRRGRAGVGQVAGAAGRARSGTPRLRPVALVLIVVGVFVAGFGFERVTGTPLARWLPGGERHVSREHPPMAASDPVSLTIPSLRLQAAVHDVGLADDGTIAVPELNRHNEAGWYVASPTPGENGPAVIVGHVDTTTGPSVFYQASTLQPGAKIQIRRMDGSVAVFEVNSVERFDKSSLPAERVYADYSRAGLRLITCGGQWVGGSTGYADNVVVFASLVDAEGG
- a CDS encoding mechanosensitive ion channel family protein; translation: MTVQLLPPADAAGPLAWSAQESPAPTVSPECPQDDPVCNQVFDWTGLPWLAEGSFWLLVKPIRILLIVIAAVVLRYLLHRAIRRLVTSTSTVSGPAILRPLRERVPPVGPVAMPERRRQRAEAIGSVLRSMVSAVVFSLAVLLILGELSFNLAPLLASAGIAGIALGFGAQALVKDLLSGLFMLLEDQYGVGDTVDLGEATGVVEAVGLRITTVRDARGVLWYIRNGEIIRVGNKSQGWAMVVVDMPIGFADPEQATAVLRTAALGVAADGEFADHFVEPPDVLGVEQITIDGAVIRTVAKTTAEGQFTVGRQLRRQLAAALQTSGISAQIAAGRMFVARGSAGEQEGS
- a CDS encoding HNH endonuclease, with product MPDIRPTVGSGSLVLNATYEPLCVVSVRRAAILVLSAKAVCVADGEGMLHSARQHLPVPSVVRLTRYVRVPYRTHVGLSRRAIFARDGGRCGYCRGPAETIDHVFPRSRGGRHVWENVVAACARCNHTKGDRTPAELGWRLQTAPAAPKGTAWRVLGHRAPDPRWADWLDLPEVEAAA
- the tnpB gene encoding IS607 family element RNA-guided endonuclease TnpB, which produces MKTIQAYRFALDLTPLQERDVLAHAGAARLAHNWALAKVKAVMGQRIAERSYGVPDELLTPSLSWSLAGLRKAWNAAKPEVAPWWGEVSKEAFNTGLDALARGLSNWADSRSGKRAGRPSGFPRFKSRRRTTPSVRFTTGAIRVEPDRKHVVLPRLGRLKLHESARKLARRIEAGTARIMSATVRRDGRRWHVSFTVEVERAERSPARPGSVVGVDVGIRHLAVLSTGELVDNPRHLVAARQRMHALGRTLSRKQGPDRRTGRRPSKRWERAASRLGRAHARVAHLRRDGLHKLTTRLATTSGTVVVEDLNLTGMLRNRRLARHVADAGFAEIRRQLAYKTGWNGGRLVVADRWYPSSKTCSGCGTVKTKLALPEREYRCEACGLVIDRDHNAAVNLAALAAATAGSGPVAARRADQKTRARGQVAVKREPGTAQADQTGTVLPQGRTTNRALTKAH